One Salvelinus fontinalis isolate EN_2023a chromosome 27, ASM2944872v1, whole genome shotgun sequence genomic region harbors:
- the slc35d3 gene encoding solute carrier family 35 member D3 encodes MEVCKGRLLGISVAVAHGFFSGSLNILLKFLITTYNFNYLTLIQCLTSTLAAVTLEILRRLGKVDIPPFSLQLAKVFGGVCILSTLQSTLTLWSLRGLSLPMYVVFKRCLPLATLGIGVCILKNGTPSVGVITAVIITTGGAALAGSGDVMGDPFGYVTGVLAVIIHASYLVLIQKTSIDSEYGPLTAQYSIAIMASPVLLICSIVSMDSINMWSYTGWSNPFISGIFSICILIGCAMNFTTLQCTYINSAVTTSFVGVVKSIATITVGMVAFSDVEPTRLFVAGVVVNTVGSITYCIVKYFETRRKTLYQDLEEQSKDETLPGQPYIEKKPPNGDLEPLPNGRRESDGGTIERSFPTQEHLLNDQRLSDNPPQDTSNSMEFVELQREAFHSENRASQSVSDSYVGVWRSIRNLKFLKKDTLIENMEVQSP; translated from the exons ATGGAAGTTTGTAAAGGTCGTTTACTTGGTATCTCCGTCGCTGTTGCTCATGGATTTTTCTCGGGATCGTTGAACATTTTGCTAAAATTTCTCATCACGACTTATAACTTCAACTACCTCACTCTCATCCAGTGCCTCACCAGCACGCTGGCGGCGGTTACACTGGAGATACTGAGGAGACTGGGCAAAGTAGACATACCTCCGTTCAGCCTTCAACTAGCCAAAGTCTTCGGAGGTGTTTGTATTCTGTCCACATTACAATCCACTCTAACACTATGGTCTCTCAGAGGACTGAGTCTACCCATGTATGTGGTTTTCAAACGTTGTCTACCGTTGGCCACCCTGGGTATCGGCGTGTGCATTCTGAAGAACGGAACCCCATCAGTGGGGGTCATAACGGCGGTGATCATCACTACTGGAGGAGCAGCTTTAGCTG GGTCTGGTGACGTGATGGGTGATCCGTTTGGCTACGTGACGGGCGTCCTGGCTGTGATCATCCACGCCTCCTACCTGGTCCTGATCCAGAAGACCAGCATAGACAGTGAATATGGCCCCCTCACAGCCCAGTACTCCATCGCCATCATGGCCTCCCCAGTTCTCTTAATCTGCTCCATCGTCAGCATGGACTCCATCAACATGTGGAGCTACACGGGCTGGAGTAACCCTTTCATCTCTGGCATCTTCTCCATCTGCATCCTCATCGGCTGTGCCATGAATTTCACCACGCTGCAATGCACCTATATCAACTCGGCCGTCACCACCAGCTTCGTGGGCGTGGTAAAGAGCATCGCCACCATCACAGTGGGCATGGTGGCCTTCAGCGACGTGGAGCCCACCAGGCTGTTTGTAGCCGGCGTGGTGGTCAACACGGTGGGTTCCATCACCTACTGTATCGTCAAGTACTTTGAGACCAGGAGGAAGACCCTCTACCAGGACCTGGAGGAGCAAAGCAAGGACGAAACTCTGCCTGGACAGCCTTACATCGAGAAGAAGCCACCCAACGGAGACCTGGAGCCCCTGCCCAATGGTCGCAGAGAGTCTGACGGAGGAACGATCGAAAGATCTTTCCCCACACAGGAGCACCTACTCAACGATCAGCGCCTCAGTGACAACCCACCTCAAGACACCAGCAACAGTATGGAGTTTGTAGAACTCCAGAGAGAGGCCTTCCATAGCGAGAACCGGGCCAGCCAGTCTGTGAGTGACAGTTATGTGGGGGTGTGGAGGTCCATCCGTAACCTGAAGTTCTTGAAGAAAGACACCTTAATAGAGAATATGGAGGTGCAGAGCCCTTGA